A region of the Candidatus Bathyarchaeota archaeon genome:
TTGAATAAAGCTTCCTTGCCCACCAACCAACGGAAACAGGTTCCAAGAAGAGAAAACCGTGTAAAACGACGCAAAAACAACTGTTAATGTTATGTTTTTTGTTGATAACGCTAGGGTATTTATTTTCATTTCTGTTTCCTTTGAGCATTAACGCTTTTCTAATTTTTAAAATGTATGTGTTAACAAGCAAAAACTTTCATCATTTTAGAAGGAAAAGAAAAGGCAATCGTCGGAGAAGAATCATTCAAAAAAGCCTGAAACAGTGATATACATACCCACAAACAGCATCCATCAAATAATAGCGGAAGAAGACGTGCAGCTGATTTGGCTAGCTTGGAAAGCTTGGTAGCCGACAATAAAACATGAATGTTCTCCTTTTGATGAAATGACACCTACATGTGCGACGTCTACTCAATACCCGCGACTTCAACCAAAAACTCAGCCGTCGTCCTTCCCCAAACCGTCAACTCGTATCTAATTGGCACGTTCCGTCTAAACACCAATTTCCTACCCCTTAAACTCCGCAAATACCTATACGTCCTACGCAAATTGATACCCGCGACTTCAGACAAGTCGTGAGCAGAAATGCCGGCTTGCGGGATTAAGTCACAAATTCTTTTCTGCGTCGGCGAAAGTTGCTCTAAAGACAATGCTCGCTTCGAGCGGAAGTAGAAAACGCGGTCAGAAGGAGAATCATTTGCTATCAGTCTACGTTCTTGCAGACGCTTCAAAGTCCGAGACAAACTCTTCGCAGGAGCAACTTCAAGCAATTCGCCACGAGTCTTCGCACCATCTAAAAGACTTCTTAGTATTTTCTCCTCATACCCGCCAGAATGAACCGGCAGCTGTCCTGCAAAACCATGCTTAACCACGGCATCTTGAACCTTCCTGCCATACAACGTAAAACCAAAGCGATTATCCCATTCCTTAACTAAGCCAGCACTCAACAACGGCTTCAAATATTCACCAATCGTCTTCTGGCTATGATAGAATCCATAGCTCTTAAGATTCTTCTGCAAAGCATCAAGCGATAAAGGTCTCTCCCAAAGAACGTCAAGTATAGCCAATCTTCTCCGGTTCTTAATAGCATTCAACAACTTAAGCCCATGATCATCTTTTGAAAGCACTTCACTTGTTTCTCGAAGCTCCCTTTTCACTTTCCAAGTCTCACACTGATCCACACAAAACATCGGAGAAGCAACACTGCAACTTTTGCACCTCTCTTCCATCAAATGCAACGTCTGCTCCAACGTACAGCCGTCATCAACCATCTTCCTCGACAGCCATAACGAATCCCCAACAAGCTTTCGGCTCTTCGCATGCACTTCAAGCGAGGCGTATGTCATAGAAGCTTGGTCATCATTGTGCCTTTTTCTTTGAGGGGAGAAAGGAAAAGTTTTTTTCAAAACGAGTTTCCTCCATCGTTTCTATGACACACGTCATATATTATGACATGCGTCATGCTTATATACCTTTCCCCACAACACTATAAACGGAGCAAAAAAAATGAAACTCCCATGCGAAGTAGCAGTAAAATCAGTCGTCCCTGCAATACGCGCCCTACTCGCAAAAGAACTCACAAAAACATACGGAATGAAACAAAAAGAAGCAGCCAACCTACTAGGAATAACCCAAACAGCAGTAAGTAAATACACCCACCACGTAAGAGGAAGAATCCTCCTAATAGAAAAACACGAAGAAGTAAAAACACAAATCGTAGAAACTGCCGCTTCACTAGCCAATGGCAACATAGACAGAACAACGCTTATACTACGAATCTGCACCGCATGCCAACTCATACGAGAAAAACACCTCATGTGCAAACTATGCAAACGCGCGGACCCAGCACTAGACATAAAACAATGCAAACTATGTTTCCTTTCTTCTTGCGACCTCACAAACCTAAAAAGCTTAAAGAAACACGCCGAGCAAAATGGAACTGAACAATAAGCTCATCACAACAGCTCCAAAACCTATAATAAAAGCTTTACTCCAAGAAAGTTCATGCAATTTTTTCAAAGCAATAGTGCAGAGAATAATAGCCCACCCATAAGACAACAAAGTCAAAACAGAAATCGGCATACCCCAACTACCCTGGTAGATGTCGAGGTATTCCAAATAAGTGATGTTATAAGGAAGGAAAATCGGAGGCAAAACAAGAAACAACACAACAAGAGCCCCTAAATAAACGATAGAAGCTGAATAAACGTATCCAACACTCGATAACAAATTTTTCCAAAACCCTTTCCAATCAAAAAAACTCTTTAAAGCTAACAAAACTATTCCAGAAAGAATCAACCACTCCAACAAAAAATCAAAGCCACTGCGCATAATTGAATATGCAAGTTGCGTGCCAAAGGTGCTTAAAGATGAAATAGGAACATACTTTCCAAAAAATAAATCATCTATTTTTACAGTAAGATTTACAGAACTAGGCCACATTAGCTGGAAGCCTATCCCAGTCACGTTTGCCCAACTGGTAGAGTCCCCGCGCACTTCCATCCAACCGTCAATAGCTGGACTAACGGTAATGTTTGCCCAGACATCACTGCTGTTTGCTACCAAAGGCCCTACATCTAACTCAAACCTGTTACTTTCATTGTTTAACGAGAACAGCTGCAAAATTGCAGTTGGAGTAACATTTGCTTCGTTCACCCATTTTATCCTAAAAGACAAGCGACTGTATTCCTCTTCAGAACAATTAAAACTCCCTATGTCTGTCAAGCGCATCCAAATCAGCGAACTATTAGTCAAAGAAGATGAAACACTAAAATTGCCTACAATGTAATCGTTGTTGTCAAAAGTTATGTTGTCGTTGGAACTCCACAAAAACGATGTCGAGTTGGACGGTTTTTCTGTCCACAAATCGTTTTCAGGCGCTGGATTTTCTAAGAAAAATTTTGTCCCACTTATATATTGTCCACCGAGAACTATGGGCAACGTTATCAACAAAATTAGGATTGGACCTTTAACATTTGGTTTCTCCACGATCTCTTCAAAAGTCTTCATCGGTGAGTAGAGCACTTTGAATATCCATTTCACAAACTGCCCAGATTGCTTTTTTTCCTGTTCTTCTTCTAAGGATTGGACCTCGTCAATCGTCACGTTGTGTGCATTCCTTGTTTAATTCTTCTATAAGTGCCGTAATCTACGTAATCTATAAACCTGTTTTCAACTTGATAGTTTATAGTGAATTTTTGTCTAGGTCTCTTGTCAATTAGCTGGCTTGTGGCAATAAACGAATATGCATCACTTCCAGCTCCAGAACCATAACTTGCTAATAAAATTCTGTCATTTGGTTTCGCTATGTCAAGAACAGCTGCTAAACCGATAGGTGAGCACCCTGAATACGTATTTCCAAATTTTGCAACCTGTAAACTTGGCAGAAACTGTTCCTCTTTAAACCCTAAAGACTTCGCAACACGTGTTGGAAAAGCAGCATTAGGCTGGTGTGCCACGAAATAGTCTACATCGCGAGGCTCAAGCTTCAAACGGTCCATGAGGCTTTTAACAGTTTTTGTTACGTGCTTAAAGTAGGCTGGTTCACCTGTAAATCTGCCGCCATGGCTCGGGTAAGGTTGGGTGTCTCTCCTCCAAAAATCTGGAGTGTCTGATGTAATTGAGACCCAGCCTTCAAATTGAGCTATCACGTCATCCATGCCGAAGATGAAGGCGCAGCCTCCGTAGCCCACGAAGAGGTCTAGTTCGCCTCCTGGTTCGTCTCTTGGGGCAGATTGAGAATTGTCGG
Encoded here:
- a CDS encoding transcriptional regulator translates to MKLPCEVAVKSVVPAIRALLAKELTKTYGMKQKEAANLLGITQTAVSKYTHHVRGRILLIEKHEEVKTQIVETAASLANGNIDRTTLILRICTACQLIREKHLMCKLCKRADPALDIKQCKLCFLSSCDLTNLKSLKKHAEQNGTEQ